In the Anastrepha obliqua isolate idAnaObli1 chromosome 1, idAnaObli1_1.0, whole genome shotgun sequence genome, one interval contains:
- the LOC129252986 gene encoding ATP-dependent DNA helicase 2 subunit 1 — protein MASIRSSASTTNWNPSYDVLCSDSEDDDDETKPNYKGREALIFVLDANLYEEYERFVVALDIVRKALISGLLVNSKDLIGIVFANTAKNTDPYEASSLDNIVVPPNCAVFLPLRELSKSIVEHYLRFMETAEQGFGVDYGIVGNGGNSDFSVMLRLCINLFENAGYNLVSSTLVYLTDRATPHPTTSNLYQRALQKAKDLEGKEIEFQLVPMVDEFDYEPFYKEFLTLVEDGDIEAFDPRNPEELRTLLSDRKLRQNVLRRSLGHFKLSLGPDLFISVQYYNYFRARFMPRKVRLLRKDNSIVQQKRVIMVRKQSQETMDIVEEHQVKQSGGWYEINLGDMPIRITPEQINRVRNLHAPGMMLLGFKSISEMPENWYYKPQNFMYPDDKGISGSKRLFRALWERCMAREKIAICLLMRKRKSIPRYVALLPVEGGDPEGDTSRPLLSGDGFKIIYLPFAKHIRNIDFTDWNTMQNEAPEEGVQVFEKIVGKLRTKFQSNLLVDPTVEALQSNILALALNIKTDSAGLSGMPDTKRQDERIAKILPRLNEIFGEDAESPKKRAASAKTGGNATKVPKLDVDSLKQLNYVEQLAKNDTLSSCTIAQLCDILKTHFDVQVPLRSKKQDLIDRVKDLID, from the exons ATGGCAAGCATAAGATCGTCCGCCTCTACGACTAATTGGAATCCAAGTTATGACGTTTTATGCAGTGACAGTGAAGATGACGACGATGAAACCAAACCAAACTATAAAGGCCGCGAAGCGCTAATTTTCGTGCTTGACGCTAATCTTTATGAGGAGTATGAACGGTTCGTAGTGGCTTTGGATATTGTGCGCAAAGCTCTAATATCTGGATTACTAGTAAACTCCAAGGACCTTATTGGTATCGTATTTGCCAACACTGCGAAGAATACAGATCCATATGAGGCAAGCAGTTTGGATAATATTGTGGTTCCACCAAATTGTGCTGTATTCCTGCCATTACGGGAGTTATCCAAGTCCATTGTGGAACATTATTTGCGCTTTATGGAAACCGCGGAGCAAGGTTTCGGTGTCGATTATGGCATAGTAGGCAATGGTGGAAACAGCGACTTCTCGGTTATGCTGCGTTTGTGCATAAATCTTTTCGAAAATGCTGGATACAATTTGGTTTCATCCACATTGGTTTATCTAACTGATAGGGCAACACCTCATCCAACAACATCAAATTTATATCAAAGAGCTTTGCAAAAAGCAAAGGATTTGGAGggaaaagaaattgaatttcaaCTGGTGCCTATGGTAGATGAATTTGACTATGAGcctttttataaagaatttttaacgCTTGTCGAAG ATGGTGATATTGAAGCATTTGATCCGCGAAATCCCGAGGAGTTGCGCACGTTGTTATCTGATCGTAAATTGCGCCAAAATGTGCTGAGACGTTCACTGGGCCACTTTAAATTGTCGCTGGGTCCGGACTTGTTCATATCAGTGCAATACTATAATTATTTCAGAGCTCGCTTCATGCCGCGAAAAGTACGGCTACTACGTAAAGACAACTCCATTGTGCAGCAGAAGCGCGTAATTATGGTGCGCAAACAGTCTCAAGAAACAATGGATAtcgtggaagaacatcaagttAAACAAAGTGGTGGCTGGTATGAAATTAACTTGGGTGATATGCCAATACGCATTACACCAGAGCAAATCAATCGTGTGCGGAATCTGCATGCGCCAGGCATGATGCTACTCGGTTTTAAATCGATATCGGAAATGCCTGAAAATTGGTACTATAAGCCACAAAACTTCATGTATCCCGATGATAAAGGCATTAGTGGTTCGAAACGTCTATTTCGAGCTCTGTGGGAACGATGTATGGCACGCGAAAAAATTGCTATTTGTTTATTGATGCGCAAACGCAAATCAATTCCTCGATACGTTGCATTGCTACCCGTGGAAGGGGGTGACCCTGAGGGTGACACATCTCGCCCGTTGCTCTCAGGTGAtggtttcaaaataatttacttacCTTTCGCCAAGCACATACGAAACATTGACTTCACTGATTGGAATACTATGCAGAATGAGGCACCCGAAGAAGGTGTACAAGTGTTCGAGAAAATAGTTGGTAAGTTGCGTACTAAATTCCAATCCAATTTGCTTGTCGACCCTACTGTGGAGGCTTTGCAGTCCAACATACTAGCTCTGGCACTAAATATAAAAACCGATAGTGCTGGTCTTAGTGGAATGCCGGACACAAAGCGACAGGATGAACGCATTGCCAAAATATTGCCGCGCTTAAATGAAATCTTTGGTGAAGATGCAGAAAGCCCAAAAAAACGTGCGGCTTCTGCTAAAACTGGTGGCAATGCAACTAAGGTACCTAAGTTAGATGTGGACAGTTTGAAGCAACTGAATTATGTTGAGCAGCTGGCAAAGAACGATACTCTGAGTAGCTGCACTATTGCACAACTGTGTGATATTCTGAAAACACATTTTGATGTACAGGTTCCATTGCGCTCGAAGAAGCAGGATTTAATTGACCGTGTAAAGGATCTGATAGATTGA